CGGCGAGGCTCTGGATGTCTCCTGCCTGCCAGCCGCCGTTGTCTTCGCGGAAAGCACGGACGATGTCTCCCGCGTGCTGTCGCTGTGTCATGAACATCGGGTGCCGGTCGTAGCATTCGGCGCAGGCACGTCGATTGAAGGCCATGTCACGCCACCCGCAGACGGCATCAGCCTCGATCTGTCCCGCATGACGGAGATCGTGCAGTTCAATCCGGAGGACCTCGACTGCCGTGTGCAGGCCGGTCTGACGCGACAGGAACTCAACACCCGCATCCGCGATTCCGGTCTGTTCTTTCCTGTCGATCCCGGTGGCGAGGCCACGCTCGGCGGCATGTGCGCCACCCGCGCTTCCGGCACGGCGGCGGTTAAATATGGCACGATGAAGGAAAACGTGCTCGGCATGACCGTGGTGCTGGCGACCGGCGAAGTGATCCGCACGGGTGGGCAGGTCCGTAAATCCTCGACAGGCTATGACCTGACGTCGCTGTTTATTGGCTCGGAAGGCACGCTGGGCATCATCACCGAGATCCAGTTGCGTCTTTACGGACTGCCGGAAAGCATCGCCGCCGCAATCTGCCAGTTCAGCACCGTGGACGAGGCGATCACCACCGCCGTCGAGATGATCCAGTATGGCCTGCCCGTCGCCCGTGTGGAGTTTCTGGACGAGGTGCAGATGGCGGCCAGCATCGCTTTCTCACACCTCGACGAACTGAAACCCCTGCCGACACTGTTCTTCGAGTTTTCCGGCGGCCCCGCGTCCGTGCGTGAACAGGTCGAGGCGACAGAAAGCATTGCCCGCGACAATGGCGGTCTAGGCTTTGCGTGGGCAGACACACCTGAAGAACGCACCCGTCTGTGGAAAGCCCGTCACGACGCCTTCTGGGCAGCCCGCGCCATCGACCACTCGGCGCTCGTCATCTCCACGGACTGCATCGTGCCGATTTCCCGTCTCGCCGAACTGATCGATGGCGCACGCGAGGATATTGCCGCCTCCGGCCTGCGTGCCGCCATGCTGGGCCATGTGGGCGACGGCAATTTTCACACGCTGATTCTCACGGAGAACTCCGCTGAAGGCCGTGCGAGGCTGCTTGAACTGGATCGCAAAATTGTGGGCCGCGCTCTGGCTCTGGGCGGCTCATGCAGCGGTGAACATGGCGTCGGAATTGGCAAGCTGGAATTCCTTGAGCCTGAACACGGTGTCGGGGCGCTCAGTGTGATGCGCGCCCTGAAGCAGACGATGGACCCGCGCGGTATCCTTAACCCCGGCAAACTCCTGCCCCCCGGCGAAGCCTATAGAGGATGACAGTTTCAGCCATTCTGGGGATGTTTTTCGTGGGCGGCGGGATGTTCGGCATGTCCGCCCTTAACCCGTGGAAGAGAACACGCTCGACGAGTTGCTGCAGGTCGCAAGCACGGCGCCTTCGGTTGGCCTCAGTGAGCCATGGCGTTTCATGTGGGTAGACAGCCCTGCCCGACGTGAGACAGTGTGAAACCTCTTCGCCCGCAGTCAGACCGAAGCCCTCTCAGAGCGTGAGGGCGAAGATGCGGCTGCTTATGCCCGTCTGGAACTGATAGAACTGGAAAGGCTTGGCTGGGAGCAGCGCCAGCAAGCCTGCCGGGAATGGATCAGACGCCAGCGTTGGCCGCCTGACGCCGTTTCCTGAGCTTTCCTCCGAACCGATTCACGATTTCCTTGAACATGTCAGGCCGGAATACGGCCAGAAGCGCTGGGTAGATGATGCAGGTCACAAGGCCGATGACCATGCATTCGGCAAAATCGTTGCCGTGAAACAGGCTGATCTGTGCGAAGCCCATACCAAGCCCGATAGCGATGCAGGCAAAGAACATGGGAAGGAAATAGAATTCGGCCACCGTCAGGAACGATGTGCCGGACCCGATCAGGATCAGGTAGGAGGTGATGGGAGGCCAGGTAAAATAATAAGCGGCCACGGCAAGGGCCACGCCCATGACGCCATCCCAATATCCGCCAATACCCACCATGATATAAAACAGCGGCAAAGCGATAAACTGGTAGCGACATGAACGCCTGAACTCGCGCCGGGCGCTCAGAAGCGAGCCCGTGATCCAGCTGAGCGCATCGAATGGCAACCCAATACTCAGAATGATGACATAAGGCACCGCGGGCATCCAGCGCTCACCAAACAGCAGGTGAAGACCCGGCTTGGCCAGACCGGCCTGCAGGAAACAGAACGGCATGACGAGATAACCCAGCAGGCGGCACGCGCGGATAACGGCATCGGTCTGGCGCGCCGGTTCATTACGGAACTGCACAAGCGCTGGAAAAACAACATTGCTTACATTCCCCGCCAGCATACGCACGGGCTGTGCCGCAAAGCGGAAAGCGAAGAAATAGTATCCAACCATCATCTTGGACGCTATCAGGCCGAGGACGATGTAATCCCCCTGATTGATGAACTCGACGCAGGTCCGGCTCAGCAGGATCAGCGTGCTGTTACCCAGCAGATAGCGGGCCTGAATTTTTCTGTAACGCCCCCTGGTGAAAGGTGCGGCCCGTTTCCAGAGCCACGCTGTACGAAGAATGGCGACGACAGAATAAGGGATGGCAAAAGCATAGGCTCCCACGCCCAGTGCCGCGAGAATGATCGTCAGAAGCTGGAGCGTTACAATTTCGAAGGTGTTGCAGCCAGCCAGAAAACGGAAGTCCATTTCCGCCCTGATCTTTACGGCTGACACCGTGCCCAATGCCCTCAGCGGTGTGGAGATCGCAATAGCGATAATAAGGCCGACGAGGCTTGGTGAATGGTACCAATGCGCCGCGAAAGGCGCCACCGCAATCATGCCGACCATACCGATCAGACTCACGCCCACACACATCCAGAACGCCAGCGGCTCCCAGAGCGTCATGGTTTTCTGGCGCTGGAGCAGCACCTCGTCGATCCCGAAACCGATCAGGGAATTAGCGATGCTGGTGACCGTCAACGCAAGACCGATCGCCCCGAAATCTTCCGGCAGGAGCAGACGGGCGAGAATGAGCTGGGAGAAGAAACCGATGCCTCGCGACGCAAGACTTTGAACGACAAGCCAGAGAAAACCACTTGTTGCGGCTTTCCCCACTCCGGATGGGGCAGATATCTTCGATGTCATAGTGGGGCGCAACTAGTCATATGGCTGAATCCGGCTCTTCAACGCGAGCATTCCCCATATTGGAAATGTTGGACCTCAAATCACCACATTCTCCCCCCCTACGAAACCCCTTTCCGCGCCGCAAACTCTACCCGACCCGAAATGATCACCTGATTCTTTATCTCATTATTGATATAAAATACAAAATACACAATAAAACTCAAAAATCGCACACACTTGATATACAGGAATCCAAATAGAATTTACCTGAATTCCATTCCAGATCATCCAAACGACCAATACTAATAATGATCCGGTATATCCACACAGATTACTTACACCATAGCGTCGCCCAGAGAGACAATACAGGACCGCCTCCGGCTTTCAAAGCCAGAGGCGACTCACGCAATCAAACCTTCAAAAGATTGTATTTCAATAAGACCGCAGGGCATCGCCATACCTGTACCGGTTTGACAAAGGCCCGTCAGATCATCGATCCATTTTCAGCGCAGCAAGGAACGCACTCTGCGGAATTTCGACCTTGCCGAACTGCCGCATCCGCTTCTTTCCCTCTTTCTGCTTCTCCAGCAGCTTGCGCTTACGTGAGATATCACCGCCATAGCACTTCGCCGTCACGTCCTTGGACAGAGCACCAATGGTCTCACGCGCAATCACACGCGCACCAATGGCGGCCTGAATGGCGATCTTGAAGAGCTGACGGGGGATCAGGTCTTTCAGGCGGGCACAGATGGCGCGACCACGACTTTCGGCGGCCGCACGATGCGCGATGAAGGACAGCGCATCCACCGGCTCCTGATTGACGAGAATCGAGATCCTTACGAGGTCGCTCTCCTCGTACCCATCCATCTGGTAGTCGAAACTGGCGTAACCACGTGTCAGCGACTTGAGTCGATCATAGAAATCGAACACCACTTCGTTGAGAGGCAGGCGATAGATCGCCATGGCACGATTGCCGACATAGGTCAGGTCAACCTGCACACCGCGCCGTTCGGTGCACAGCGTCAGCACGGCGCCAAGATACTCGTCCGGCACCATGATCGTCGCCTTGATCCACGGCTCCTCGATATACTCGATCTTCATCGGATCGGGCATGTCGGCGGGATTATGCAGATCCTCTTCCGTGCCGTCATTCATCTTCAGGTGATAGACAACGGACGGCGCGGTCGCGATCAGATCGAGATCGAACTCACGGGACAGACGCTCCTGAATGATCTCGAGATGCAGCAGACCAAGGAAGCCACACCGGAAGCCGAAACCAAGCGCGGCGGATGTCTCCGCCTCATAGTGGAACGAAGCATCATTCAGACGCAGCTTGGCGAGGCTGTCACGCAGCTTGTCGAAATCGTCCGCGTTGACCGGGAACAGACCACACCAGACCACTGGAATGGACGGCTTGAACCCTTCCAGCGGCTTGTCCGCCGGACGACGGTCATCGGTGATGGTGTCACCCACGTTACAGTCGGCGACGGTCTTGATGGCGGCATTGATGTAGCCCATCTCGCCTGGCCCGAGGTCATCCACCGGCACCATACGCGGCGCGAACACACCGACCTGATCCACCAGATGAGTCACACCGCTCGACATCATCCGGATACGCATACCTTTTTTCAGGCGACCTTCCTTGATGCGGACAAGGATAATGACGCCGAGGTAGGCGTCATACCAGCTATCCACCAGCATCGCCTTGAGAGGCACATCCGCCTCACCCGTTGGCGGCGGCAGGCGCGTGACCACAGCCTCCAGCACACCTTCAATATTGATGCCGGTCTTGGCCGAAATCTCCACGGCGTCCTCGGCGTCGATGCCGATGACTTCCTCGATCTGAGCCTTCACCCGCTCCGGCTCGGCGGCAGGAAGATCGATCTTGTTGAGGACGGGCACGATTTCGTGATTGGCGTCGATGGCCTGATACACGTTGGCCAGCGTCTGCGCCTCCACACCCTGCGAGGCGTCCACGACCAGCAACGAGCCCTCGCAGGCGGCGAGCGAACGGCTGACCTCGTAGGCGAAATCAACGTGGCCCGGCGTGTCCATCAGGTTCAGGATGTAGGTCTTGCCGTCCTTGGCCGGGTAGGTCAGGCGCACGGTCTGCGCCTTGATGGTGATGCCGCGCTCGCGCTCCAGTTCCATGTTGTCGAGCACCTGATTGGTCATCTCGCGGGCGGTCAGCGCGCCGCATGCCTGAATCATCCGGTCGGCAAGGGTGGATTTGCCGTGGTCGATATGGGCGATGATTGAGAAGTTACGGATCAGGGAAAGAGGCGTGTCGGTCATGCCCGCTCCATAGGGGAGAAAACTACAAAAGTCAGCAGGATAAAGTGCGGGAAATACTGCTGCGGGTGAAGAATCAATCGGCCTCGCCACCTGCGCGCGCGCGCGCTACAATCCGGACCATGGTTGATCAGGCTCCCCTTCCCCCCTCGCACGTCCGGCTGTGCGCCCTTTTCGTTCAGGCCCCACTGGCGCCAGACAGCTTGCCCGCATCAGGGCCCGCATCAGGGAGCGACAATGGTGACGTCCCTCCCCGCTGGGATCTGTCTGACCTTTATACGAGCCCCGACTCGCCTGCCCTGAAAGCCGATCTGGATCGTGCCGCCAGCGAGGCCAAGGCGTTTGCAGGCCGTTACAAAGGCACCGTTGCTTCCCTGTCCGGCGCTGATCTGGCGAAAGCGATCGAGACCAGCCAGACGATCAACGAAACTCTCGGCAAGGTCGGCTCCTTCGCGTCGCTCTCCTTCTCTGCCGACATGAACGATCCCGAAACGGGCAAGTTCAGTCAGGCCGTTCGCGAACGAATCTCTGACATCTCGTCGGATCTGCTATTCTTCACGCTGGAACTGAACACTATCGAGGAAGATGTGCTGGAGGCGAAACTGTCTTCCTCCTCCGCGCTGGCGCACTGGCAGCCGTTCCTGCGTGACCACCGGATGTTTCGTCCGCACCAGTTGCCGGACGATATCGAACAGGTGCTGCTGGAAAAATCCGTGACCGGCGCCTCCGCCTGGTGCCGCCTGTTCGACGAGCAGATCACGGCCCTTCGTGTCTCACTGGACGGTCGGGACATGCCCCTTGGCGAGGCGCTGAACCGGATGTCGGATCAGGATCGCAGCCGGCGCGAAGCGGCGGGCAAGGCTGTCGGAAAGGCTCTGGAAGACAATATCCGACTGTTCTCTCTGGTGACCAACACCCTCGCCAAGGACAAGGCCATCTCCGACAAGATGCGCCGCTATCCTCGCCCCGAGTCCTACCGCAATATCTCCAACATGGTAGAAGATGAGGTCGTCGATGCGCTTGTCTCCGCCGTGACGGATGACTTCCCCCGCCTGTCCCATCGCTATTACAGCCTGAAAGCCAAATGGCTCGGTCTGGAGAAGCTGGAACACTGGGACCGCAACGCCCCCCTCCCCGGCATGCGCGAGAAAGAGATTCCATGGGCGGATGCCAAAGCCATCGTGCATCAGGCTTACCAGAAATTCGATCCATCGCTGGGAGCGATTGTCGGCGAGTTCTTCGACAGACCATGGATCGATGC
The Acetobacter aceti genome window above contains:
- a CDS encoding FAD-binding oxidoreductase, with the protein product MSDTLSAPMTGVETVLSALRETMGTQISTVPSVREEHSHGEALDVSCLPAAVVFAESTDDVSRVLSLCHEHRVPVVAFGAGTSIEGHVTPPADGISLDLSRMTEIVQFNPEDLDCRVQAGLTRQELNTRIRDSGLFFPVDPGGEATLGGMCATRASGTAAVKYGTMKENVLGMTVVLATGEVIRTGGQVRKSSTGYDLTSLFIGSEGTLGIITEIQLRLYGLPESIAAAICQFSTVDEAITTAVEMIQYGLPVARVEFLDEVQMAASIAFSHLDELKPLPTLFFEFSGGPASVREQVEATESIARDNGGLGFAWADTPEERTRLWKARHDAFWAARAIDHSALVISTDCIVPISRLAELIDGAREDIAASGLRAAMLGHVGDGNFHTLILTENSAEGRARLLELDRKIVGRALALGGSCSGEHGVGIGKLEFLEPEHGVGALSVMRALKQTMDPRGILNPGKLLPPGEAYRG
- a CDS encoding nitroreductase family protein; its protein translation is MEENTLDELLQVASTAPSVGLSEPWRFMWVDSPARRETV
- a CDS encoding lipopolysaccharide biosynthesis protein; protein product: MTSKISAPSGVGKAATSGFLWLVVQSLASRGIGFFSQLILARLLLPEDFGAIGLALTVTSIANSLIGFGIDEVLLQRQKTMTLWEPLAFWMCVGVSLIGMVGMIAVAPFAAHWYHSPSLVGLIIAIAISTPLRALGTVSAVKIRAEMDFRFLAGCNTFEIVTLQLLTIILAALGVGAYAFAIPYSVVAILRTAWLWKRAAPFTRGRYRKIQARYLLGNSTLILLSRTCVEFINQGDYIVLGLIASKMMVGYYFFAFRFAAQPVRMLAGNVSNVVFPALVQFRNEPARQTDAVIRACRLLGYLVMPFCFLQAGLAKPGLHLLFGERWMPAVPYVIILSIGLPFDALSWITGSLLSARREFRRSCRYQFIALPLFYIMVGIGGYWDGVMGVALAVAAYYFTWPPITSYLILIGSGTSFLTVAEFYFLPMFFACIAIGLGMGFAQISLFHGNDFAECMVIGLVTCIIYPALLAVFRPDMFKEIVNRFGGKLRKRRQAANAGV
- the lepA gene encoding translation elongation factor 4 → MTDTPLSLIRNFSIIAHIDHGKSTLADRMIQACGALTAREMTNQVLDNMELERERGITIKAQTVRLTYPAKDGKTYILNLMDTPGHVDFAYEVSRSLAACEGSLLVVDASQGVEAQTLANVYQAIDANHEIVPVLNKIDLPAAEPERVKAQIEEVIGIDAEDAVEISAKTGINIEGVLEAVVTRLPPPTGEADVPLKAMLVDSWYDAYLGVIILVRIKEGRLKKGMRIRMMSSGVTHLVDQVGVFAPRMVPVDDLGPGEMGYINAAIKTVADCNVGDTITDDRRPADKPLEGFKPSIPVVWCGLFPVNADDFDKLRDSLAKLRLNDASFHYEAETSAALGFGFRCGFLGLLHLEIIQERLSREFDLDLIATAPSVVYHLKMNDGTEEDLHNPADMPDPMKIEYIEEPWIKATIMVPDEYLGAVLTLCTERRGVQVDLTYVGNRAMAIYRLPLNEVVFDFYDRLKSLTRGYASFDYQMDGYEESDLVRISILVNQEPVDALSFIAHRAAAESRGRAICARLKDLIPRQLFKIAIQAAIGARVIARETIGALSKDVTAKCYGGDISRKRKLLEKQKEGKKRMRQFGKVEIPQSAFLAALKMDR
- a CDS encoding M3 family oligoendopeptidase, whose product is MVDQAPLPPSHVRLCALFVQAPLAPDSLPASGPASGSDNGDVPPRWDLSDLYTSPDSPALKADLDRAASEAKAFAGRYKGTVASLSGADLAKAIETSQTINETLGKVGSFASLSFSADMNDPETGKFSQAVRERISDISSDLLFFTLELNTIEEDVLEAKLSSSSALAHWQPFLRDHRMFRPHQLPDDIEQVLLEKSVTGASAWCRLFDEQITALRVSLDGRDMPLGEALNRMSDQDRSRREAAGKAVGKALEDNIRLFSLVTNTLAKDKAISDKMRRYPRPESYRNISNMVEDEVVDALVSAVTDDFPRLSHRYYSLKAKWLGLEKLEHWDRNAPLPGMREKEIPWADAKAIVHQAYQKFDPSLGAIVGEFFDRPWIDAAPVPGKSPGAFAHPVVPSVHPYVLMNYRGRTRDVMTLAHELGHGVHQKLAAKQGYFLSSTPLTLAETASVFGEMLTFQYLLDAEKDPIQKRLLLASKVEDMLNTVVRQIAFYQFESRVHHARREGELLPEQIGAIWREVQTESLGPAFNFTPEYDTYWAYVPHFVHTPFYVYAYAFGDCLVNALYGVYQQGAPGFREKYHAMLEAGGTKRHGELLAPFGLDASDPGFWRKGLDVISGFIDQLEEA